One genomic segment of Microbacterium sp. ProA8 includes these proteins:
- a CDS encoding glycosylase: MTIREHPAGLDHDPARVVARFFLPGEGLRSSHSRVAQIIARVLAVPAALTEQMAAHVVRELSARHTGVADLLAANARAVASRIVGHAPLTDAQGAVLGAAFTAEYAVEGAALCNPSAVEHPSQDGLGPNELRVAIALRCIGEGHVSSIGFAEAVIDADEGWTFEQRSTPLTLPLVQGAEWSREHFGRALEHEGHLTDLASAVLSNLPERFSVAELEYALLELPDQLSTRPDSRWPTQAMRDMAASAYRAEFSPAAPLSGRMLLPVDAEENHGMEDARFVRFTGADGVTGYRATYTAYDGRDIAPRLITSPDLREFTIHRLTGSGAHNKGMALFPRLVGGLHLALSRTDGENISLATSVDGVIWDDAGIVHRPTELWELVQLGNCGAPIETESGWLVLTHGVGPLRTYSLGAILLDLDDPSRVVGRLREPLLQPARRMRDGYVPRVVYSCGAIAHRGRLWIPVGVGDDRIRVFLDRDR; this comes from the coding sequence GTGACGATCCGCGAGCATCCTGCGGGCCTCGATCACGATCCGGCCCGGGTCGTGGCCAGGTTCTTCCTCCCTGGAGAGGGACTGCGCTCGTCGCATTCGCGCGTCGCGCAGATCATCGCGCGAGTGCTCGCGGTGCCGGCTGCCCTGACGGAGCAGATGGCGGCGCACGTCGTCCGGGAGCTCTCGGCCAGGCACACGGGTGTCGCAGACCTCCTGGCTGCGAATGCTCGCGCCGTCGCCAGCCGCATCGTGGGCCACGCCCCTCTCACGGATGCTCAGGGAGCGGTGCTGGGGGCTGCGTTCACGGCGGAGTATGCCGTCGAAGGGGCGGCCCTCTGCAACCCCAGCGCCGTCGAGCATCCCTCGCAGGACGGGCTCGGTCCGAACGAACTGCGCGTGGCCATCGCCTTGCGCTGCATCGGAGAAGGGCACGTCTCGTCCATCGGATTCGCCGAAGCGGTGATCGACGCCGATGAAGGCTGGACGTTCGAGCAGCGCTCGACGCCCCTGACGCTTCCCCTGGTGCAGGGCGCCGAGTGGTCGCGAGAGCACTTCGGTCGCGCGCTCGAGCATGAAGGCCATCTCACCGACCTGGCCAGTGCTGTGCTGAGCAATCTTCCCGAAAGGTTCTCCGTGGCCGAGCTGGAGTACGCCCTCCTCGAGCTTCCGGACCAGCTCTCGACCCGTCCCGACAGTCGTTGGCCGACGCAGGCGATGCGCGACATGGCGGCGTCCGCATACCGGGCTGAGTTCTCGCCCGCCGCGCCGCTGAGCGGACGGATGCTCCTGCCCGTCGATGCCGAGGAGAACCACGGCATGGAGGATGCGCGATTCGTTCGCTTCACCGGTGCCGACGGGGTCACCGGCTATCGCGCGACCTACACCGCGTACGACGGACGCGACATCGCGCCTCGCCTGATCACATCGCCGGATCTCCGTGAGTTCACCATCCACCGCCTGACCGGCAGCGGAGCCCACAACAAGGGGATGGCGCTCTTTCCCCGGCTCGTCGGTGGTCTCCACCTCGCTCTCAGCCGCACCGACGGCGAGAACATCTCTCTCGCGACGTCGGTCGACGGTGTCATCTGGGACGATGCGGGCATCGTCCATCGCCCGACCGAGCTGTGGGAGCTCGTTCAGCTCGGAAACTGCGGCGCGCCGATCGAGACCGAGAGTGGATGGCTGGTCCTCACGCACGGCGTCGGGCCGTTGCGCACCTATTCGCTCGGCGCCATCCTGCTCGATCTCGATGACCCGTCTCGCGTGGTGGGGCGGCTGCGAGAGCCACTCCTGCAGCCGGCGCGCAGGATGCGGGACGGGTACGTGCCGCGGGTCGTGTACTCCTGCGGGGCTATCGCACATCGGGGGAGGCTGTGGATTCCCGTGGGCGTCGGGGATGACCGCATCCGCGTCTTTCTCGATCGCGATCGATGA